The Armatimonadota bacterium genome contains a region encoding:
- a CDS encoding type II/IV secretion system protein: MLTGELFIHEGLIQPEQLETALERQRELGGSVPIAQVLVMLGMIDERDKVRCTGKIWGVPFCDVSDISPERDALSSLDPSIAKRHCALPLERVGDKLTVAMARPLDIFVIDEVRMATGCEIEPLIAVESELKDAIIKFYELDSHVTEQLGHALRDFNSDQQAQAGPSILEDDDDDDIEDDDAPIIRLANLIINQAVADRASDIHMEPRKDGMVVRYRVDGVMLEVMNLPKKVVAPLTSRMKIVSNMDIAEKRAPQDNRISAVINGKPYDFRVSTLPTIHGEKIVMRVLDKGGINVGLEKLGFLPDNLNLIQDMASRSYGILLVTGPTGSGKSTTLYSILNQISDGANNIITIEDPVEYELEGINQCAVNNRAGMTFAAGLRAMLRQDPDVIMVGEMRDNETATIAMEAALTGHLVLSTLHTNDAPSAPTRLIDMEVEPFLISSSIIGVLAQRLVRNICPHCKEPVSIYVDQLKRYGFPIPDDFGAETNGVITVFKGAGCEKCKKTGYKGRTGIHELMEINDPIRDEILKKSPSHIIRRLAVENGMKTLQMDALIKILTGVTSVDEILRVVYS; the protein is encoded by the coding sequence ATGCTAACCGGAGAACTGTTCATACACGAAGGGCTAATTCAGCCTGAACAGCTTGAAACCGCGCTCGAACGTCAGCGCGAGTTGGGCGGCAGTGTGCCAATCGCACAGGTCCTCGTCATGCTCGGAATGATCGACGAGCGCGACAAAGTTCGCTGCACGGGCAAGATCTGGGGCGTTCCATTCTGCGATGTGAGCGATATCTCTCCAGAAAGAGACGCGCTCAGTAGCCTAGATCCCAGCATTGCCAAGCGGCACTGTGCGCTTCCGCTAGAACGCGTTGGCGACAAGCTCACGGTCGCGATGGCCCGGCCGCTCGATATCTTTGTCATCGACGAAGTTCGAATGGCGACCGGATGCGAGATCGAGCCGCTGATTGCGGTGGAGTCTGAACTCAAAGATGCGATTATCAAGTTCTACGAGCTTGACTCGCACGTGACCGAGCAGCTTGGGCACGCTCTCCGAGATTTTAATAGCGATCAGCAGGCACAAGCTGGTCCAAGCATTCTGGAGGATGACGACGATGACGACATCGAGGACGACGATGCTCCGATCATCCGTTTGGCAAATCTAATTATCAATCAGGCGGTAGCCGATCGAGCCAGTGACATCCACATGGAGCCTCGAAAGGACGGCATGGTCGTTCGCTATCGTGTTGACGGCGTGATGCTAGAGGTGATGAACCTTCCAAAGAAGGTCGTTGCGCCGCTCACCAGCCGAATGAAGATTGTGTCCAACATGGACATCGCTGAGAAGCGGGCGCCGCAAGATAACCGAATTTCCGCAGTCATCAACGGCAAGCCGTACGACTTCCGTGTGAGCACTCTCCCGACGATCCACGGTGAAAAGATCGTCATGCGTGTTTTGGATAAGGGCGGAATCAATGTTGGACTTGAGAAGCTCGGCTTCCTGCCTGACAATCTGAATCTGATCCAAGACATGGCGAGCCGAAGTTACGGCATCTTGCTCGTGACTGGTCCAACGGGTTCAGGTAAATCGACGACGCTCTATTCGATTTTGAACCAGATCAGCGATGGTGCCAACAACATCATCACGATTGAGGATCCTGTTGAGTACGAACTTGAGGGGATCAACCAGTGCGCGGTCAACAATCGCGCTGGCATGACCTTCGCCGCTGGTCTGCGCGCGATGTTGCGGCAAGACCCTGACGTCATCATGGTCGGCGAAATGCGTGACAACGAAACCGCAACGATTGCGATGGAGGCGGCGCTGACAGGCCACCTTGTTTTGAGTACGTTGCACACCAACGACGCTCCAAGTGCGCCAACACGACTGATCGACATGGAAGTCGAACCGTTCCTCATTTCGAGCTCAATCATCGGCGTTTTGGCACAGCGGCTCGTGCGAAACATCTGCCCGCATTGCAAGGAACCCGTTTCGATCTATGTGGATCAGCTCAAGCGGTACGGATTCCCGATTCCAGACGATTTTGGAGCGGAAACGAACGGCGTCATCACCGTTTTCAAGGGCGCCGGGTGCGAGAAGTGCAAGAAGACCGGATACAAAGGCCGAACCGGAATCCATGAACTCATGGAAATCAACGACCCGATCCGCGATGAAATTTTGAAGAAGTCTCCAAGCCACATTATCCGCCGCTTGGCGGTCGAAAACGGCATGAAAACGCTCCAGATGGATGCTTTGATAAAGATCCTGACGGGCGTGACCAGCGTGGATGAGATCTTGAGAGTTGTCTATTCATAA
- a CDS encoding HDOD domain-containing protein yields MAQKLETDKAKSLREIFAKISEVAVLPQVVHKVIEISDSEDGSPADIEKAVEIDPGFCTKLIAMANSAQYSLPRRITSIREASMMLGFKQIRELALNAGVFDFFVGKNDKESLRRRDWWRLSVDVASMSKWIASQVGINPYEAYTCGLLHIFGKTLIDQSDPTGYDKVMYVVQKGAPERLAERTIFAVDHVDVAQEMARSWRFPEALVEGINYLDDPREREVEAPLAAVVNIGFTLVNVGRFGRPEDGQMPLASWALEILRVDSMTAETWVEHAHQQFLKGANKPAA; encoded by the coding sequence ATGGCACAAAAGTTAGAAACCGATAAGGCGAAAAGTCTAAGAGAGATTTTTGCGAAGATCAGCGAGGTCGCTGTGTTGCCCCAAGTGGTGCACAAAGTGATCGAAATTTCTGATTCAGAGGATGGATCACCGGCAGATATTGAGAAGGCTGTCGAAATTGATCCAGGGTTCTGCACGAAGTTGATCGCCATGGCCAACTCTGCACAGTACTCCTTGCCTCGGCGAATCACGTCGATTCGCGAAGCATCCATGATGCTCGGTTTCAAGCAGATTCGAGAGCTTGCACTAAATGCTGGCGTGTTCGATTTCTTCGTAGGCAAGAACGATAAAGAAAGCCTTCGACGGCGAGACTGGTGGCGGCTTTCTGTCGACGTGGCCTCCATGTCGAAGTGGATTGCAAGCCAAGTAGGAATCAATCCTTATGAAGCCTATACGTGTGGACTCCTGCACATCTTCGGCAAAACGCTGATCGATCAGTCGGATCCGACCGGATACGACAAGGTGATGTACGTCGTTCAGAAGGGGGCGCCCGAACGGCTTGCGGAGCGAACAATTTTTGCGGTTGACCACGTGGATGTCGCGCAAGAGATGGCACGGTCATGGCGATTCCCAGAAGCTTTGGTAGAGGGAATCAACTACTTGGATGATCCCCGAGAGCGCGAAGTTGAAGCGCCATTGGCAGCAGTCGTGAACATTGGGTTCACGCTGGTGAATGTGGGACGATTTGGCAGGCCAGAAGATGGTCAAATGCCGCTTGCGAGTTGGGCGTTAGAGATCCTTCGAGTGGATTCGATGACGGCCGAGACCTGGGTTGAGCATGCTCACCAACAGTTTTTGAAAGGGGCTAACAAGCCTGCGGCTTGA